Proteins co-encoded in one Sporosarcina sp. FSL K6-1522 genomic window:
- a CDS encoding sugar ABC transporter substrate-binding protein — protein sequence MKKLSAYLISTILIVFMLTACSEGSDRELEKNGSDDTLKEKEVYVVLKTLNTEYFKFIEAGAKAAFEDFNVKGTVIAPSEQTNFMEQINQLEDVLGKNAAGLVLTPSQPDTVIPILEKFQEKNIPVALLDSDVDWEDKLTFIGNDDENSGKLAGEKLASQLEVGDEVAILEGISGTPTSAARTKGAKEALEEAGMKVVASQAADWDRLKATSVMEDILQAHPGIKGVIGVNDEMALGALNASNSKGKEIISIGIDGIIGAVESISEGSLNASVAVKTYDMGYKGVESIVKAMNNESVEKEITTEIDVITEENASEILENLKRILGK from the coding sequence TTGAAAAAGTTATCCGCATATCTAATTTCGACTATTTTAATCGTATTCATGTTAACGGCATGTAGCGAAGGAAGTGATAGGGAATTAGAGAAGAATGGCTCCGATGATACGCTAAAAGAAAAAGAGGTTTATGTTGTCCTAAAAACTCTAAACACAGAATATTTTAAGTTTATTGAGGCTGGGGCAAAAGCAGCATTTGAGGATTTTAATGTTAAAGGTACAGTTATTGCTCCTTCTGAACAAACCAACTTTATGGAACAAATCAATCAACTTGAAGATGTGTTGGGTAAAAATGCAGCAGGACTAGTATTAACGCCGAGTCAGCCGGATACGGTTATTCCTATACTAGAAAAATTTCAAGAGAAGAACATTCCGGTTGCCCTTTTAGACAGTGATGTTGATTGGGAAGATAAACTCACTTTTATTGGAAATGATGATGAGAACTCTGGAAAGTTGGCAGGAGAGAAATTGGCCTCGCAATTAGAAGTAGGAGATGAGGTAGCAATACTTGAAGGGATTTCAGGAACGCCAACAAGTGCAGCGCGAACTAAAGGAGCAAAAGAAGCGCTCGAAGAAGCAGGAATGAAAGTAGTTGCCTCTCAGGCGGCAGACTGGGATCGCTTAAAAGCCACATCTGTTATGGAGGATATATTACAAGCTCATCCGGGAATAAAAGGTGTGATTGGTGTTAACGATGAAATGGCGCTTGGAGCACTAAATGCTAGTAATTCTAAAGGAAAAGAAATTATATCAATAGGGATAGATGGTATTATCGGGGCAGTTGAGTCAATTAGTGAAGGTTCATTGAATGCTTCGGTTGCTGTGAAAACGTATGACATGGGTTATAAAGGTGTAGAAAGTATTGTTAAAGCAATGAATAATGAATCTGTAGAGAAAGAAATTACGACAGAAATAGATGTAATAACAGAAGAAAATGCGAGTGAAATTCTAGAAAATTTAAAGCGCATACTAGGCAAATGA
- a CDS encoding Gfo/Idh/MocA family oxidoreductase: MRDYVRWGILSTARIAQEELLPAFLDAKNAVVTAIASSNERVGSIAEKFGIQKIYSTYEDLLDDEEIDAVYIPLPNHLHREWVEKAAEKGKHILCEKPAALTKKEVEEMVEFCNQRKVIFLEAFMYQFHPQHERVKEIIESGEIGEVKLMRASFSFLLEGTETDIRTQRALGGGSLYDVGCYCLHSIVNITGSEIDEVFVSARIDPKYEVDMSVQGIANLDNGIKAMFDVSLEQVRRHQYEIVGTKGAIAVPRAYAPQLFGDEGLIIVSTAKGEVRQESIVGQQYKLQIEKISKWILSGDDINAEKHYAQKTIYNIQAIEACFRSIEKGTFVKVAAE; encoded by the coding sequence ATGAGGGATTATGTTAGATGGGGAATTTTAAGTACAGCTAGAATTGCGCAAGAAGAGCTTTTACCAGCTTTTTTGGATGCTAAAAACGCAGTTGTAACAGCAATAGCAAGTTCAAATGAGCGAGTTGGATCAATTGCTGAAAAATTTGGGATTCAAAAAATCTATTCTACTTATGAGGATTTATTGGACGATGAAGAAATTGATGCGGTATATATACCTTTGCCAAATCACTTACACCGAGAATGGGTAGAAAAGGCAGCAGAAAAAGGCAAGCATATTTTATGTGAAAAGCCGGCGGCATTAACGAAAAAAGAAGTGGAAGAGATGGTTGAGTTTTGTAATCAACGAAAAGTTATCTTTTTAGAAGCTTTCATGTATCAATTTCATCCACAGCATGAAAGGGTAAAGGAAATCATTGAATCAGGAGAAATCGGTGAAGTGAAGTTGATGCGGGCAAGTTTTTCATTTTTATTAGAGGGAACTGAAACGGATATCCGGACGCAGCGGGCTTTGGGGGGCGGAAGTTTATATGATGTAGGTTGTTATTGTCTACATTCAATAGTGAATATTACCGGTTCAGAAATTGATGAAGTTTTCGTATCGGCTCGGATAGATCCTAAATACGAAGTTGATATGTCAGTACAAGGAATAGCAAATTTAGACAATGGCATAAAAGCCATGTTTGACGTTTCACTAGAGCAAGTTAGAAGACATCAATATGAAATAGTTGGAACGAAAGGAGCAATTGCTGTACCACGTGCCTACGCACCACAATTATTTGGTGATGAAGGATTGATCATCGTTAGCACAGCTAAAGGTGAAGTCAGACAAGAAAGTATTGTAGGACAACAGTATAAGTTGCAAATAGAAAAAATATCCAAATGGATATTATCTGGTGATGATATAAATGCCGAAAAGCACTATGCACAAAAAACAATTTATAACATACAAGCAATTGAAGCTTGTTTTAGATCAATTGAAAAAGGAACATTTGTAAAAGTAGCAGCCGAATAA
- a CDS encoding sugar ABC transporter substrate-binding protein: MEKKQLITMLVSCVAVLLFLVGCSKGAAEGNKKDNGTDNSGKPKVAVVLKGINQEYFKLAEAGAKQAFEDFDVDGTFLAAASEVEAEKLINILEDQLNANPDALVVMPSTESTIPVLKRYQEKDIPVLLIDTDLDWDGKTTYIGTDNYTAGREAGKYLASQLSKGDEIAILEGVSGTAVSEDRIKGVKDVMKELGIKVVISQAADFDRVKAVTVMENIVTAHPNIKGVFTANDEMAMGALKTIESKKNNIVIVGIDGTSDALESISKGGVTGTVEQKPYDMGYIGVETALKAINKENVEKRIDSGVEIITIENAGDKSTEINKILGK, from the coding sequence ATGGAGAAAAAACAACTTATTACAATGTTAGTTTCCTGTGTGGCCGTTTTATTGTTTTTAGTTGGTTGTAGTAAAGGGGCTGCTGAAGGAAATAAAAAGGATAACGGTACAGACAATAGTGGGAAACCTAAAGTAGCAGTTGTTTTGAAAGGTATAAATCAAGAATATTTTAAGTTAGCAGAAGCGGGAGCTAAGCAAGCATTTGAAGACTTTGATGTAGACGGTACATTTTTGGCGGCAGCTTCTGAGGTTGAAGCTGAAAAACTTATTAATATTCTTGAAGACCAATTAAATGCTAATCCGGATGCCCTAGTTGTAATGCCAAGTACTGAATCTACAATCCCAGTTTTAAAAAGATATCAAGAGAAAGATATCCCGGTGCTCCTCATAGATACCGACTTAGATTGGGATGGGAAAACGACTTATATTGGCACAGATAATTATACGGCCGGAAGAGAAGCAGGCAAGTATTTAGCATCTCAATTATCAAAAGGAGATGAAATTGCAATTCTTGAAGGAGTATCTGGAACTGCTGTAAGTGAAGATCGAATAAAAGGCGTTAAAGATGTAATGAAAGAGCTTGGCATTAAGGTGGTTATTTCACAGGCGGCAGACTTTGACCGTGTGAAAGCTGTGACTGTTATGGAGAATATTGTAACAGCGCATCCGAATATAAAAGGTGTGTTTACAGCAAATGACGAAATGGCAATGGGTGCTTTAAAGACCATAGAATCTAAAAAAAATAATATTGTCATAGTCGGAATTGATGGAACATCGGATGCTTTAGAGTCAATTAGCAAAGGTGGGGTAACCGGTACTGTAGAACAAAAACCTTATGATATGGGCTATATCGGTGTTGAAACTGCGTTGAAAGCTATTAACAAAGAGAATGTGGAAAAACGAATTGATAGCGGTGTAGAAATTATCACTATAGAAAATGCTGGCGATAAATCAACTGAAATAAATAAAATATTAGGGAAATAA
- a CDS encoding sugar ABC transporter substrate-binding protein — protein MKMTKKKMLFLALCSVLLLLAACNNGGEKNSSNGSGELEGDESYKFGFILKTINSEYWKVLMAGANDAAKELGVEVSFLGPQEETQFEQQIKMVEDNVANGIDAIVIAASQPDAMITALSNAHKKDIPVVIADTDVDFEDKVTFIGTKNFDAGKLGGEYLSELLNDGDKVAIIRGPFGSETHEERTKGFQEALEGKNIEFIIQDAESDRVKAVNVMENILTSNPDVKAVFATADEMALGAHTTLKNKNAKHVLLVGFDGTPDGLQAVLKGDMAANVSQNPYQIGYESVYAAYKAKKGEEVEKRIDSGTAVITKENVEEEIGRLNNYINK, from the coding sequence ATGAAGATGACTAAAAAAAAAATGTTGTTTTTGGCACTGTGTTCTGTACTTTTGTTGTTGGCGGCTTGTAATAATGGTGGTGAGAAAAATAGTTCAAATGGATCTGGGGAATTAGAGGGAGATGAGTCATATAAATTCGGCTTTATATTAAAGACGATAAATTCAGAGTACTGGAAAGTTCTAATGGCTGGTGCAAATGATGCAGCAAAAGAACTTGGTGTTGAGGTTTCATTTTTAGGACCACAGGAAGAAACACAATTTGAGCAACAGATAAAAATGGTAGAAGATAATGTGGCTAATGGGATCGATGCGATTGTCATTGCGGCAAGTCAACCGGACGCTATGATTACAGCATTAAGTAACGCTCATAAAAAAGACATACCAGTTGTAATTGCCGATACAGACGTTGACTTTGAGGATAAAGTTACTTTTATCGGAACGAAAAATTTTGATGCTGGAAAACTAGGTGGAGAATATTTAAGTGAATTATTAAACGATGGGGATAAAGTAGCGATTATTAGAGGACCATTTGGAAGTGAGACTCATGAAGAACGCACTAAAGGTTTTCAAGAGGCCTTGGAAGGTAAAAATATTGAATTTATTATCCAAGATGCAGAAAGCGATCGGGTCAAGGCAGTTAACGTTATGGAAAATATACTAACATCTAATCCAGATGTTAAAGCAGTCTTTGCAACAGCAGATGAGATGGCGCTTGGTGCACACACGACATTGAAGAATAAAAATGCAAAGCATGTTCTTCTCGTTGGGTTTGATGGAACGCCGGATGGATTACAAGCAGTTCTAAAAGGTGATATGGCCGCAAACGTATCGCAAAATCCATACCAAATCGGTTATGAATCAGTATACGCAGCATATAAAGCGAAAAAAGGTGAGGAAGTAGAGAAAAGAATTGACTCTGGTACAGCCGTTATAACGAAAGAAAATGTAGAGGAAGAAATTGGGAGACTGAACAACTATATAAATAAATAA
- a CDS encoding sugar ABC transporter ATP-binding protein, with protein sequence MLLQVKDVSKSFSGVQVLHNINLDVEEGEVHVLLGENGAGKSTIIKILTGAYTKDTGEVWWDGKVLNVTKPKDAIDAGIATIYQELNLIPELSVMENIFLGHEKKKGNKYSLLDRRQMRKDSMVLMERLGQKVDPDELIGSLGVGQQQLVEIAKALSLNARLIIMDEPTSSLSAREAEELLLTIERLQKEGITFIYISHRLEEIKRIGNRITVLRDGANVQTVPVETTSIDQMITLMVGRSLDNKFPKVKFEKGNEGLKVENLKLTPESEPINFTAYQGEILGISGLVGAGRTEVVRAIFGADPKFSGNTYIFGEKTNIRHPKDAIDAGIAFITEDRKEEGLFLDQSLIFNKTIAKLNRVKNKGLISTNAQQKVADNYVQELKIRPNNIHLLARNLSGGNQQKVVIAKWLFTEAKVFIFDEPTRGIDVGAKVEVYNLINKLVESGVCVIIISSELPEILGISDRILVMHEGAITGDLMRDEADQEKIMKAATGG encoded by the coding sequence TTGCTTTTACAAGTAAAGGATGTCAGTAAGTCTTTCTCAGGCGTTCAAGTTTTACATAATATTAATTTAGACGTTGAAGAAGGTGAAGTACATGTTTTATTGGGAGAAAACGGTGCAGGTAAATCAACGATTATTAAAATCTTGACCGGTGCCTACACAAAAGATACAGGCGAAGTTTGGTGGGATGGAAAAGTTTTGAATGTAACTAAACCCAAAGATGCGATTGATGCAGGAATAGCAACGATTTACCAAGAGTTAAACCTCATTCCAGAATTATCGGTGATGGAAAACATCTTTTTAGGACATGAAAAGAAAAAAGGGAATAAGTATTCCCTTTTGGATCGTAGACAAATGAGAAAAGATTCAATGGTATTAATGGAAAGGCTCGGTCAAAAAGTTGATCCCGATGAACTAATTGGGAGTTTAGGTGTTGGACAACAACAATTAGTCGAAATAGCGAAAGCGCTTTCCCTTAATGCTAGATTAATTATTATGGATGAGCCAACTTCTAGTCTTAGTGCAAGGGAAGCAGAGGAATTATTATTGACAATTGAAAGACTTCAAAAAGAAGGAATCACGTTTATCTACATCTCACATCGTCTGGAAGAAATAAAACGGATTGGTAATCGAATTACGGTGTTACGAGATGGTGCAAATGTACAAACAGTACCAGTTGAAACAACTTCTATTGATCAAATGATTACATTAATGGTTGGAAGATCGTTAGATAACAAGTTTCCTAAAGTAAAATTTGAAAAAGGGAACGAAGGATTGAAAGTGGAAAACTTGAAACTTACGCCTGAATCAGAACCTATTAACTTTACCGCATACCAGGGAGAAATTTTAGGTATTTCTGGTCTTGTAGGTGCAGGACGAACCGAGGTGGTTAGAGCGATATTTGGTGCTGATCCAAAGTTCTCTGGAAATACGTATATATTCGGTGAAAAGACAAATATTCGTCATCCCAAAGATGCGATTGATGCAGGGATTGCGTTTATTACTGAAGATAGAAAAGAAGAAGGATTATTTTTAGATCAATCGCTTATTTTCAATAAAACAATTGCTAAATTGAACCGTGTTAAAAATAAAGGTTTAATTAGCACGAATGCTCAACAAAAGGTTGCAGACAACTATGTACAGGAATTAAAAATTAGACCAAATAATATCCATTTGCTCGCACGAAACTTAAGCGGTGGTAATCAGCAAAAAGTCGTTATAGCGAAGTGGTTATTTACTGAAGCGAAAGTATTCATTTTTGATGAACCGACAAGGGGAATTGATGTAGGTGCAAAAGTCGAGGTATATAACCTAATTAATAAGTTAGTAGAGTCGGGTGTTTGTGTCATTATCATCTCGTCGGAATTACCTGAAATTTTAGGTATTTCCGACAGGATATTAGTTATGCATGAAGGTGCAATCACGGGTGACTTAATGCGCGATGAAGCAGATCAGGAAAAAATTATGAAAGCTGCAACGGGAGGATGA
- a CDS encoding sugar ABC transporter substrate-binding protein, with amino-acid sequence MKMIRKKILVLTLCSVLFLFAACNSGEKDNTSETKKSDESYKFGVVLMTLNSEYWKIQMAGAKDAAEELGVEVSFLGPPEETQFEQQVKMVEDHIATGADALIVAASQPDAMVSVLKNAHTKKIPVVIADADVNFDDKVTFIGTENYDAAKLGGEYLDELLNAGDKVAIIRGQSGSKLHDERTKGFQDVLKDKNIEFIVQDAQSDRVKAVNIMENILTSNPDIKAVFATSDEMALGAYTALENKKATDIHLIGFDGTPDGLQAVQEGKMLANVAQNPYQIGYQSVQSAYKAKKGEEVEKRIDSGVLVITKDNVEEEIKKVNGYLNNMP; translated from the coding sequence ATGAAGATGATTAGAAAGAAAATATTAGTTTTGACACTTTGTTCTGTACTTTTTTTGTTTGCGGCCTGTAATTCTGGTGAAAAAGACAACACTAGTGAAACTAAAAAATCTGACGAATCATATAAGTTCGGAGTCGTATTAATGACGTTGAACTCGGAGTATTGGAAAATTCAAATGGCTGGAGCGAAAGATGCAGCAGAAGAACTTGGTGTTGAGGTTTCATTTTTAGGACCGCCGGAGGAAACGCAATTTGAACAACAAGTAAAAATGGTGGAAGATCATATAGCTACTGGCGCAGATGCACTTATCGTTGCTGCAAGTCAACCTGACGCTATGGTTTCAGTATTAAAGAATGCGCACACAAAAAAAATACCAGTAGTAATTGCAGATGCAGACGTTAACTTTGATGATAAAGTGACTTTTATTGGCACAGAAAATTATGATGCTGCAAAATTAGGTGGAGAATATTTAGACGAATTATTAAATGCTGGAGATAAGGTAGCGATTATTAGAGGACAGTCTGGAAGCAAGCTTCATGATGAAAGGACTAAAGGATTTCAGGATGTTTTGAAAGATAAAAACATTGAATTTATCGTTCAAGATGCCCAAAGTGATCGGGTTAAGGCGGTTAATATTATGGAGAATATACTAACATCTAACCCAGATATTAAAGCAGTCTTTGCTACATCGGACGAAATGGCGCTTGGTGCTTACACAGCATTGGAAAATAAAAAAGCAACAGATATTCACCTTATTGGATTTGATGGAACACCTGATGGATTACAAGCAGTTCAAGAGGGAAAGATGCTTGCAAACGTAGCGCAGAATCCATACCAAATTGGTTATCAATCAGTACAATCAGCATACAAAGCAAAAAAAGGTGAAGAAGTAGAGAAAAGAATTGATTCGGGTGTACTTGTTATAACAAAAGATAATGTTGAAGAAGAAATTAAAAAAGTAAACGGTTATTTAAATAACATGCCTTAA
- a CDS encoding alcohol dehydrogenase catalytic domain-containing protein, with protein sequence MLAGVFEEIGSLVLEEREDPTLQTELDVKIRVEAASICGTDVHILADPPGHPATAGVVQGHEYIGEIVEIGKDVKNVVIGDRVVVDPTTVCGFCHYCQTGQQNMCENSSSIGIFIDGGWTSYSVVPARNVHKISKEVPAEIAVLAEPLSCVINGSEKVNVQPGDSVVILGAGPMGQIFTQVLKAAGAGRIICVDYSDYRLDYSLKSGATHTVNPKNQDVFQVVIEETGIGADVVIDCVGSLFDQAMTLVRKGGQILLVGMNEHAQPLIKQYDITRNEITVQGTFIQNNDFPKVIKILEANLLNLKELITHKVTLSNIHEGIETMKKGEAIKIIVYPEEK encoded by the coding sequence TTGTTAGCAGGTGTATTTGAAGAAATAGGCAGTTTAGTTTTAGAAGAACGAGAAGATCCAACGTTGCAAACAGAGCTAGATGTAAAGATTAGAGTAGAAGCAGCTAGTATATGCGGTACCGATGTTCATATTTTGGCGGATCCGCCGGGTCATCCAGCAACAGCAGGCGTTGTTCAAGGTCATGAATATATCGGAGAAATTGTTGAAATTGGTAAAGACGTAAAAAATGTTGTGATAGGAGATCGAGTAGTAGTTGATCCAACGACAGTATGTGGATTTTGTCATTACTGTCAAACTGGACAACAGAATATGTGTGAAAATAGTTCATCGATAGGTATTTTTATTGATGGTGGTTGGACTTCTTATAGTGTTGTCCCAGCAAGAAATGTTCATAAGATTTCAAAAGAAGTCCCTGCTGAAATAGCGGTATTGGCTGAACCTTTGTCTTGTGTTATTAATGGAAGTGAAAAAGTAAATGTCCAACCGGGCGACAGTGTTGTTATTTTAGGTGCTGGTCCAATGGGGCAAATTTTTACCCAGGTGCTTAAAGCAGCGGGTGCCGGAAGGATTATATGTGTAGACTATTCAGATTACCGATTAGATTATTCACTAAAATCGGGAGCTACTCATACAGTCAATCCGAAAAATCAAGATGTTTTTCAGGTCGTAATCGAAGAAACTGGTATTGGTGCAGATGTTGTCATAGATTGCGTAGGATCGTTATTTGATCAAGCAATGACTTTAGTTAGAAAAGGTGGACAGATTTTACTAGTTGGGATGAATGAACATGCGCAGCCATTAATTAAACAATACGATATTACAAGAAATGAAATAACAGTTCAGGGTACATTTATTCAAAATAATGATTTCCCAAAGGTTATCAAAATTTTAGAAGCAAATTTGCTAAATTTAAAAGAGCTCATTACTCACAAGGTTACATTAAGTAATATACATGAAGGAATTGAGACGATGAAAAAAGGAGAAGCGATTAAGATAATTGTCTATCCAGAAGAAAAGTAA
- a CDS encoding ABC transporter permease — translation MRKWSLKTALNKFGPLFGLLGLSGILAVLSPSFLQMDNLMNIARQSSINALLALGMLLPILTAGIDLSVGSILAVSIVVAGLVSVTWGMPPLIGLIVCLAVGAIAGLINGLLLTKLRLPHPFISTLGTMNVFRGLALILTGASPIFGFSYLMNYAGQESIGLIPISFILVLIVYVIFHIFLTRSSTGRYIYAIGGNKEAARLSGIPVDRVLIIVYTLSGFMAALGGLILIGRTNSASPIAGLTYELDAIAAVIIGGASFLGGVGTVWGTLIGVLIIAVLRNGLNLLGTTSDLQTIVIGAVIVLAVYVDVLRRKKGSK, via the coding sequence GTGAGAAAATGGAGTTTGAAAACAGCACTTAATAAGTTTGGCCCGTTATTTGGATTACTTGGTCTGTCAGGTATTCTTGCGGTACTCTCGCCAAGTTTTTTACAAATGGATAACCTGATGAACATTGCTAGACAATCGTCCATTAATGCACTGTTAGCTCTGGGCATGCTATTGCCTATATTAACAGCAGGAATTGATCTTTCAGTTGGTTCAATTCTTGCGGTCTCAATTGTTGTTGCTGGTTTGGTATCAGTAACTTGGGGAATGCCACCACTTATCGGTTTGATTGTTTGTTTGGCAGTTGGGGCGATTGCCGGACTTATAAACGGGCTTTTACTAACTAAACTACGTTTACCTCATCCGTTTATATCTACACTTGGAACGATGAATGTTTTCCGTGGATTAGCGTTAATCTTAACTGGTGCTTCACCTATTTTTGGTTTTTCATACTTAATGAACTATGCGGGACAGGAAAGTATTGGTTTGATTCCTATAAGTTTCATATTAGTTCTCATTGTCTATGTCATTTTCCATATCTTCCTTACCAGATCGTCTACAGGAAGATATATATATGCGATTGGAGGCAACAAGGAGGCTGCACGTTTATCAGGAATTCCGGTTGATCGTGTGTTAATTATTGTTTATACATTGAGCGGTTTTATGGCAGCGCTTGGCGGTTTGATATTGATAGGTCGTACAAACTCTGCTTCACCTATTGCCGGGCTAACATATGAATTGGACGCTATTGCGGCTGTTATTATTGGTGGTGCAAGCTTTCTTGGAGGCGTAGGAACTGTATGGGGAACACTGATTGGTGTATTGATTATTGCGGTTCTGCGTAATGGATTAAATTTATTGGGTACTACCTCTGATCTACAAACTATTGTAATTGGTGCGGTGATTGTATTAGCAGTATATGTTGACGTTTTACGTAGGAAGAAAGGTTCGAAGTAG
- the iolG gene encoding inositol 2-dehydrogenase, whose amino-acid sequence MKKITIGIIGAGRIGRLHAKNIIHIPEVRIKTISDLFADSAREWASKIGIENVVADYEEILIDSEIEAIFICSPTDTHIPIIKRAAEEGKHIFCEKPISFSVEDTEIALAAVEKAGVKLQIGFNRRFDRNLLKVRNTVEDGVIGEPHIVKITSRDPAPPSIEYIEKSGGLFFDMSIHDFDMARYVSGSEVVEVYANGGNLIDPEIEKAGDIDTAVITLKFENGAIGIIDNSRKAVYGYDQRVEVFGSKGSITVENDRPTSAEISTEEGVFKDKVKYFFLERYKDAYITETYAFIDSILHNKPLLCTGNDGLQAEKIAKAAKQSLVERRPVKITSET is encoded by the coding sequence TTGAAAAAAATAACGATTGGTATTATTGGTGCTGGAAGAATCGGGCGCTTACATGCTAAAAATATTATTCATATTCCGGAGGTAAGAATTAAAACAATCTCCGATCTATTTGCTGATAGTGCAAGAGAGTGGGCAAGCAAAATTGGTATTGAAAATGTAGTAGCAGATTATGAAGAAATTTTAATTGACAGTGAAATTGAAGCCATTTTTATTTGTTCACCAACGGATACACATATCCCAATTATTAAACGAGCCGCTGAGGAAGGAAAACATATTTTTTGCGAAAAACCGATTAGTTTCTCAGTTGAAGATACGGAAATCGCATTAGCAGCAGTAGAAAAGGCAGGCGTTAAGCTGCAGATTGGATTCAATCGCCGGTTTGATCGTAATTTATTGAAAGTTCGAAATACAGTGGAAGATGGCGTAATTGGTGAACCTCATATCGTAAAAATTACTTCTCGTGACCCGGCACCACCGTCGATTGAATACATTGAAAAATCTGGTGGATTATTCTTTGATATGTCAATTCATGATTTTGATATGGCTCGCTATGTGTCAGGAAGCGAAGTTGTAGAGGTTTATGCCAATGGTGGTAATCTAATAGACCCCGAGATAGAGAAGGCAGGAGACATTGATACTGCAGTGATTACTTTGAAGTTTGAAAATGGAGCAATAGGAATTATCGATAATAGCCGTAAAGCTGTTTATGGATATGATCAACGCGTTGAAGTTTTCGGGTCAAAAGGGAGTATAACAGTTGAAAATGATCGTCCAACAAGTGCGGAAATAAGTACAGAAGAAGGTGTGTTTAAAGATAAAGTAAAATACTTCTTCTTAGAACGTTATAAAGATGCGTATATTACTGAAACATATGCATTCATTGATTCGATTTTACACAATAAACCACTTCTTTGTACTGGAAATGATGGTCTACAAGCAGAGAAAATAGCGAAAGCTGCAAAACAATCATTAGTAGAGAGACGACCAGTAAAAATAACTAGTGAAACTTAA
- a CDS encoding sugar phosphate isomerase/epimerase family protein: MEYSICSWTFGNAAIDKVMRFVKKTGYDAIEIQASQAIQYSKLITRLSKELDLKVSGLTGDADWPNEHKDLANRNHLERNKAIEYFKKQIQATSLIQGKYLVVCPSAVGKSAQMGQGSEDWNWAIDSVCQLSKMADQVGIELIIEPLNRYESCIVNTADDARRFVKEINHPKVKTLIDTYHMNIEEVDMVSPVQKVIDILSIVHVADSNRRSLGRGQIAFAPFFTELQRLKFKGTIVVECSAPGADPFLAEKDNMDWIYTYAEESLAFLKKSFEDN, encoded by the coding sequence ATGGAGTATTCAATTTGTAGTTGGACGTTTGGGAATGCGGCTATTGATAAAGTCATGCGTTTTGTAAAAAAGACAGGCTATGATGCTATAGAAATACAAGCTAGTCAAGCGATTCAATATTCGAAACTTATCACTCGATTATCCAAGGAATTAGATCTTAAAGTTAGTGGATTAACGGGGGACGCTGATTGGCCAAATGAACACAAAGATTTAGCTAATCGCAATCACTTAGAAAGAAATAAGGCTATCGAATATTTTAAGAAACAAATTCAAGCAACTAGTCTAATTCAAGGGAAATATCTGGTTGTTTGCCCTTCTGCAGTAGGAAAATCTGCACAGATGGGACAGGGATCAGAAGATTGGAATTGGGCAATTGACTCCGTTTGCCAGTTGTCAAAAATGGCAGATCAGGTAGGTATTGAATTGATTATCGAGCCACTTAATCGATATGAGAGCTGTATTGTGAATACAGCAGATGATGCAAGGCGTTTTGTAAAGGAAATAAATCATCCTAAAGTTAAAACGTTGATTGATACGTACCATATGAACATAGAAGAAGTTGATATGGTTAGTCCAGTTCAGAAAGTAATTGATATATTGTCTATCGTGCATGTGGCTGATAGTAATCGTCGAAGTCTTGGAAGAGGACAAATTGCATTCGCGCCATTTTTTACAGAGTTACAAAGGTTAAAATTTAAAGGAACTATTGTTGTAGAATGCAGTGCCCCTGGTGCGGATCCTTTTTTAGCTGAAAAGGACAATATGGACTGGATATATACTTATGCAGAAGAATCTCTAGCGTTTTTAAAGAAGAGTTTTGAAGATAATTAA